The DNA region AAGGAGATGACAGATGTCTTCGCGGCCAAGATCGAGGAGACGGGGGTCGGGCTCCTCTGGGGCACGGCGAACCTATTTTCGCACCGCCGCTTCATGGCTGGCGCGGCCACCAACCCCGATCCCGAGGTCTACGCCTACGCGGCGGCCACCGTCAAAAGCTGCATGGACGCCACGAAAGCGCTCGGTGGGCAGAATTACGTGCTCTGGGGTGGGCGCGAGGGGTATGAGACGCTCCTCAACACCGACCTCGCCCGCGAACGCGCGCAGGCGGGCGCGTTCCTGAGCCGTGTCATCGAGTACAAGCACAAGATCGGGTTCACCGGGACGATCCTGATCGAACCGAAGCCCCAGGAGCCCACCAAGCACCAATACGACTACGATGTCGCGACCGTTTACGGCTTCCTCAAGGAGTTCGGCCTCGAGAGTGAGGTGAAGGTCAACATCGAGCAAGGTCACGCGATCCTCGCGGGGCATTCCTTCGAGCACGAGCTCGCGCTCGCGGCCTCCCTCGGCATCCTCGGCTCGGTGGACATGAACCGGAACGACTATCAATCCGGCTGGGACACCGACCAATTCCCCGACAATCCGCGCGAGATCGCCCTGGCCTATTACGAGATCCTGAAAGCGGGTGGCTTCACGACGGGGGGCACGAATTTCGATGCAAAGCTGCGGCGCCAGTCACTCGATCCCGAGGATCTGCTGCTCGCCCATGTCGGCGCCATGGATACCTGCGCGCGGGGGCTGAAGGCCGCCGCCGCGATGCTCGAGGATGGCGGTCTCGAAGAGATGCGCGCCGCGCGATACGCGGGTTACGAACGCTTTGATCCCACACAGGAGAGCCTTGGCGACCTGCACGCGCGCATGCTCGAAGCGCCCGCCCCTGAGCCGAAATCCGGTCGGCAGGAAAGGCTGGAAAACTACGTCAGCCGCTTCGTCTAGCGCGCCGCCGCGCGGAGACCGATGGCGCTGGACGCCAGTGAAAGCAGCAGGACAATGGAGAGGAAGATGCCAGCGGCATGGGCTTCCTCCCAGCCAAGGCGGGCGGTGATGAGCGTATTCGTCTGTGCGGTGGCCAGGGCCGCGAATGTCCGCGCGGCAAGGTAGCCCAGCGCGACGCCGAGCACCGTGCCCGCCGTGAGGAGCGCGGCCGCATAGGCCCAGATCACGGCAAGCTGGAAGCGGACCGGTGCCCCGAGGATGGATAGAAGCTCGATCTGGCGGGCAAAGAGCTTCGTGAGCACGAAGAGCGCGGTGAGGACACCGATGACGATGATGACCTGCGTGATCGTCACGAGCGCGCCCATGGCGGCGCGCGCGTCCCCCAAGATGCTGTAAAGATTTGCCAATTCCGTCCCGGGAAAGATCGCCATGAGGGCCTCTTCGGCATCGAAACGCGCGCGGAGCGCATAGGCGGCCGAAAGGCTCTCCGGCTTCACCACGATGGCCGGTGTCCCGGGAAAGAAACGCGCATCGAAGGGCGGGCCGAGCCAGTCATTTCCTGGCGCGTGCCCCGCGGCAAGACCGTGGGTGAGCCAGACGCCTTCGATCGGGGTCAGGAGCGCGTGATCCCACGGTGCGCCCGTCACCGACAGCCGGCCGACCACGGTGAGGGTGTCCCCGTGCAGCCCTTCCTCGGCGCTCTCGCCGAATCCGTGGGCGGGCTCGAAGCGCGCGCCGATCTCGATGGGATTGAGCGCCCCTGCGATCACGTCGAAGGGCTGCTCAAATCCGCGCCCCTCCAAAAGGACACCGCCCGACATGTGCTCCACGAGTTCCATGGTCGTCCCGATAATGGGCGCGCCCTCATGGCTGTCGCCAAATCCGAGCGGTGCGGCGAATTCGACGCCCGCGCTCTCCGCCACGGCGACGAAATCCTGCCCGCCCACAAGCCCCACATCCGAGGGCTCCGCGAACACGGATGCAAAGAGGAGCGTCAGCTCGCTACCGGGCGCGCCGATGACGAGGTCGAACTTGTCAGCGGCCCGCGCCGTCCCCTCGCGCACCGCCCGTTCCACGGCTGTCACTCCGATGCCCATGGACGTGGCGACCGCAATCAAAAGGACAAAGACGACGTTGATCCAGCGGTACCGCTTGAGAAGCGCCCCCACGAGGGGCCACGGCCTGAACCCGCGCAGGAGCACGACGCCGAGGGCCAGCCCGGGCAGGAGGACGGCAAGAAGCACCGCCGCGTTGCTCACGTGGCCAGCCTTCCGTGATCGAGGGTGACCACGCTCTCCATCCGCGTCAGCACGGCCGGGTCGTGGCTGACCACGATGAGGGTGGCGTCGCGCGCGCGCACTTCGCCAAGAAGCGTGTCGATGAGAGCCGCCCCCGCCACGGCGGGAAGGCTCGCAGTCGGCTCATCGGCGAGAATGATGTCAGGCCGGTGGGCCAGAGCGCGGGCAAGCGCCACGCGCTGCCGTTCACCGCCCGAAAAGCTCGCCACCGGTCGCTTCTCCTCCGTGATCTCGACCGTCTCGAGGAGCCCCTGCGCCGCGCGGGCAATCTCGCGACGTTCCGAGCGCGGACGAAAGAGCGCCTGGATCCCAGCATTCGATGGAGCCGAGAGCTCATCGAAGAGCAAATAATCCTGGAAGATCACCCCGATCCGTTCCGCGCGAAAGCGCGCGCGTGCGGGCGCTCGGCGGCTCAGAAGGTCCGTGTCGCCCCAGTGGATATCTCCCTCCGTCCGCTCTGCCCGGCCCATCAGCGCCTTGAGCAAGGTGGACTTTCCCGCGCCCGAGGCCCCTTGAATCCCGAGCGTCGCGCCCGCGGCGAGGCTGAGCTCCGGCACATCGAGGATCAAGCGGCCGGACCGCGCGAACACCTTGAGATCGCAGACTTTCAGAAATGCTGACACCTCGGGGGACCCTTCAGGCAGGTGATTGGTGGCGGAGGGTAACGCAGCCAAGATGGCAAACCAACCGAGAGGTGATCACTGTCCCCTGATCTGGCTCAAGGTCGCGCTTGGCGTCAGCGCCTCGATCCCGAGCACAAGCTCGATCACCGCCCCGCCGGGCGCGGCGAGCGCTGCATCGAGCGCTGGGGCGAAGGCCTCTGTTTCGCTCACGCGAACCCCGAGAAAGCCGTAAGCCTCCGCAAGCGCCGGGAAATCAGGGTTCTCAAGCTCCGTGCCCGAGACCCGCGCCGGGTACGTGCGTTCTTGGTGCATCCGGATCGTCCCGTAGGAGCCGTTGTTGACCACGAGGATCACGGGACATGCGCCGGCCTGCATCGCCGCGCCTAGCTCGTTGCACGTCATCTGGAAATCCCCGTCGCCTGCCATGCAGACGACCTGCCGCTCGGGATGGGCGATCTTTGCGGCGATGGCGGCCGGAATGCCATACCCCATGGCCCCCGATTGCGGCGCAAGGAGCCTCTGCCCTTGGCCAAAGCGGAAGAAGCGGTTGGTCCAGACAGCAAAGTTCCCCGCTCCGTTGGTCAAAATGGCATCGTCGTCGAGGCGTGCCTCGAGACGCGCGACCACCTCACGCATGTCGAGGGCGCCGGGCTGCGCAGGTGCAACGAGGCTCTCCTCGTAGGCGAGGCGCGCGGCAGGCTGGCCCCGATGGCGCACCCCCTTTAGCGCCCGGGCCATCTCGTTCGGGCCTGCATGGATGGCGATGTCCGGCTGGTATATCTTGCCCAGCTCGCCTGCGTCGGCGTGGCTGTGAATGATCGCCTGCCGCGGCACCGGCGCATCGAACAGCGTGTAGCCATCGGTCGTCATCTCCCCGAAGCGGATATTGAGCGCGAGGATCAGGTCGGCGTCGCGGATCAGCGCCTTGACCTGCGCTGTCATGCCCACGCCCGCGACCCCTGCAAAGTAGGGCGCGTGGTGATCGAGGAGATCGTGAAAGCGGAATGCGGCCAGCGCAGGGAGGCCCGCATCTGAGAGCCAGTCATGGAGGGCCGCGCGGCCTACGTCCGTCCAGCCGCCACCGCCGACTATCACGAGGGGGCGCTCCGCACCCTCTAGCCGGGATTTGACCGCGGAGAGATCGCCGGGCGACGCCTCGAGGCTCAAGGTGGACGGCGCAGCGAGCGGTGCGGCGTCCGTGAGCTCGACGAGCATGTCCTCGGGGAGCGCGATCACCACGGGCCCGGGGCGGCCCGTGGTCGCCACCCGCCAGGCGCGTGCGAGCACTTCCGGGATGCGCGCGGGATCGTCGATCTCGGTTGCCCATTTCGCCATGCGCCCGAACACCGCGCGGTAATCCAGCTCCTGAAAGGCCTCCCTGCCGCGCATCCAGCGCGCCACCTGGCCCACGAAGAGGATCATGGGCACGGAGCCTTGCATGGCCGTATGCACGCCGATGGAGGCGTTCGTCGCCCCCGGGCCCCGCGTGACCATGCAGATCCCCGGCTCCCCGGTGAGCTGGCCCCACGCGCAAGCCATGAAGGCCGCGCCGCCCTCGTGCCGGCTCAGTGTCAGCGAGATCGGGCTGTCATGCAGGGCATCGAGCACCGCCAGATAGCTTTCGCCCGGAACCCCGAAAGCCTGCCTTGCGCCAAGGGCCTCCATGCAAGCCACCAAGAGGGCGCCGCCGCTCCGCGTCGCTGCGCCCTGCGATGTCGCGCCGTCGCGCTCGTCGCTCTGTGTCTGATCTCGCGCCATGGCCGCACCCTATGCTCAAAGCCGAGGGAAGCGCCACCGCCACGCGCCTAGCCCGAAGAGATCGCCCGCAGCGGGATGATGCGCGGGTCGAAGATATCCGGAACGCCCTCGTTGAGCCGTCTCTCCAGAGCCTCGCCCAGCCGTGAGCCCGCGTGATGGATGGCGGCGTCCTGAAGCTCGGGCACGCCGATGAGGCCGCGCTCGAAGGCGGCCACTTCCGGCAGGCCGAAGAGGCCGCTGCCGGCCTTGCGCTGGCGCACGACGAAGCGATGCGCCTCGGTCACACCGGTATCTGGCCGTAGCTGGTGCCAGGCCGCCACCGCGGGCAGCGTGCCCGCGCGCAGCCCGCGCTCGCTCGCGTAAAGGCGCAGCAGCGCGGCCTGCCCCTCCTCCGAGGTGGAGGCCACGGACAGCCAGGAGGCAAAATCGAGGGCGCGGGGATCTAGGAATGTCAGGCCCAGCGCCGCCGCACCGCGCGACATGGCGCCCATGTCGGCACAGGGCGAGATATCGTTCACGAGCCCGAGCGCGTCCGCGGTGACGTGGATCCCGCGCCCTCCCCCGGTTGCCGGCGCGACGAAGACGGTCGCGCCGCGTTGCCGCGTGTCCTGCAATGCGAGCTCCAGCGGGTTCTTGGCGCTCAGGAAAAGGCCGAGCGGCGCGGCCATGAGAGGGCTGCCGAGGAGCTCCTGTCTTCCAGCGCGTAAGGCTTCGGGCAATCCGGGCTCGGAGCCGATCAAACGCACATTGATCCCGAGATCCCGCCCCATGCGTATGGCGGCCGTGACGGCGGCGTGCCGCGCCTCTGGCACCGCGACCGATACATCTTCTGCCCCGAGTGAAATCAGCAGGGCGAGCCCGTAGTCGAGAAGGCTCTGCTTCTGGACCTGCTGCAGGGGGTCCATCTTCTCCGAGGGCAGCCACAGAAGGCCTCGACGGGCGATGTATCTCTGGAATGTGGGCGCTCTTTTCATGTCTCTAGGCCGCCTTGCCCGCGGCACGACGCGCGTCCTGGAAGCGTCGCGCGGTGCGCGCCAGATCCGCGCGCCAATCTGGCGCGGCGATCCCGAAAACCTCCGACGTTCTCCGAGTGTCGAGCCGCCCGTTCAAAGGGCGCGGTGCAAGCCAAGGGACCGCCGACGCATGGTGCTGCGAGGTGATCTTCACATCGAGCCCCGCGGCGGCCACGGCCTCGCGCGCGACATCGGCGAGCGAAGCGGGCGCGTCCCCGGCGAAGTGATAGGTGCCGGAAAGGTCCGGCCTTTCAGCAAGTGTCTTGGCGATCTGCACGGCCGCCGCGGCTGCAGCGACCGCCGGTGTCGGCTGGGCGACGAGGTCGCCGCGCACCGCCAGCCGGTCTCTCGCACCGGCGGCGCGCAAAAGGGACCGCAGCACGTTGCGACCTTGCGCGCTGAAAAGCCAAGACGTGCGCAGAATGGCATGCACGCCGGCGGCGGCGCGCACCTGCTGCTCTCCGCGCAGGCGAGATCTGCCGAAGGCCTGGCACGGTGCCGTCGGGCTCTCCGGCGTCCATGGCGCGGACCCGTCCCCGGAAAAGACGAACTCGCTCGACATGTGGATGAACGGGATCCCGCGCGATGCGCAATGGCGGGCGAGGACACCGGGCGCCCGCCCGTTGACGAGAAAGGCACGCCCGCGCGATGTCTCGGCCCCGTCGATGTCGCCGTGGCAGGCCGCGTTGATGACCGCGGTCGGGGCGTGCTCCTCCATGCGCTGCACGCAGCGGCGCGCATCGGTGAGATCAGCCTGCTGACGCGACAGTACCGTGACCCCCGGCTGCCCGGACAAGGCGCGCCCGATCTGGCTGGTCGCCCCGAAGACGAGGAATCTGCCGTGCGGAGCGGTCATTCAACACCGCCTCGACCTGCCCGGGCGCGTGCGCCGGGACGCACCGGAGCGATTTTCGCAACGCACGTCACGGGTTAAGCCGATCTGAAAACACCCCGGGAGCTCGCTCCCGACCCCGAAAATCCACCTGCATGACCTCCGTCCCTCGATATTTCGAGAACCGTATGCCCTGGCGGATGAATCGCGGGTTAAGCCCGGGCCAAAAATTCAGGCGGCTTCGGAGACCGC from Pseudomonadota bacterium includes:
- the xylA gene encoding xylose isomerase; translated protein: MSDFFAHCPPIAFEGPDTENEFAFRHYDASARILGKSMAEHLRFAVAYWHSFAWPGGDPFGGQTFERPWFGDTMDHAKLKADVAFDMFARLGVPYFCFHDADVRPEGATFAESEARLKEMTDVFAAKIEETGVGLLWGTANLFSHRRFMAGAATNPDPEVYAYAAATVKSCMDATKALGGQNYVLWGGREGYETLLNTDLARERAQAGAFLSRVIEYKHKIGFTGTILIEPKPQEPTKHQYDYDVATVYGFLKEFGLESEVKVNIEQGHAILAGHSFEHELALAASLGILGSVDMNRNDYQSGWDTDQFPDNPREIALAYYEILKAGGFTTGGTNFDAKLRRQSLDPEDLLLAHVGAMDTCARGLKAAAAMLEDGGLEEMRAARYAGYERFDPTQESLGDLHARMLEAPAPEPKSGRQERLENYVSRFV
- a CDS encoding thiamine pyrophosphate-dependent enzyme, translating into MARDQTQSDERDGATSQGAATRSGGALLVACMEALGARQAFGVPGESYLAVLDALHDSPISLTLSRHEGGAAFMACAWGQLTGEPGICMVTRGPGATNASIGVHTAMQGSVPMILFVGQVARWMRGREAFQELDYRAVFGRMAKWATEIDDPARIPEVLARAWRVATTGRPGPVVIALPEDMLVELTDAAPLAAPSTLSLEASPGDLSAVKSRLEGAERPLVIVGGGGWTDVGRAALHDWLSDAGLPALAAFRFHDLLDHHAPYFAGVAGVGMTAQVKALIRDADLILALNIRFGEMTTDGYTLFDAPVPRQAIIHSHADAGELGKIYQPDIAIHAGPNEMARALKGVRHRGQPAARLAYEESLVAPAQPGALDMREVVARLEARLDDDAILTNGAGNFAVWTNRFFRFGQGQRLLAPQSGAMGYGIPAAIAAKIAHPERQVVCMAGDGDFQMTCNELGAAMQAGACPVILVVNNGSYGTIRMHQERTYPARVSGTELENPDFPALAEAYGFLGVRVSETEAFAPALDAALAAPGGAVIELVLGIEALTPSATLSQIRGQ
- a CDS encoding ABC transporter permease — encoded protein: MSNAAVLLAVLLPGLALGVVLLRGFRPWPLVGALLKRYRWINVVFVLLIAVATSMGIGVTAVERAVREGTARAADKFDLVIGAPGSELTLLFASVFAEPSDVGLVGGQDFVAVAESAGVEFAAPLGFGDSHEGAPIIGTTMELVEHMSGGVLLEGRGFEQPFDVIAGALNPIEIGARFEPAHGFGESAEEGLHGDTLTVVGRLSVTGAPWDHALLTPIEGVWLTHGLAAGHAPGNDWLGPPFDARFFPGTPAIVVKPESLSAAYALRARFDAEEALMAIFPGTELANLYSILGDARAAMGALVTITQVIIVIGVLTALFVLTKLFARQIELLSILGAPVRFQLAVIWAYAAALLTAGTVLGVALGYLAARTFAALATAQTNTLITARLGWEEAHAAGIFLSIVLLLSLASSAIGLRAAAR
- a CDS encoding ATP-binding cassette domain-containing protein, coding for MSAFLKVCDLKVFARSGRLILDVPELSLAAGATLGIQGASGAGKSTLLKALMGRAERTEGDIHWGDTDLLSRRAPARARFRAERIGVIFQDYLLFDELSAPSNAGIQALFRPRSERREIARAAQGLLETVEITEEKRPVASFSGGERQRVALARALAHRPDIILADEPTASLPAVAGAALIDTLLGEVRARDATLIVVSHDPAVLTRMESVVTLDHGRLAT
- a CDS encoding sugar nucleotide-binding protein → MTAPHGRFLVFGATSQIGRALSGQPGVTVLSRQQADLTDARRCVQRMEEHAPTAVINAACHGDIDGAETSRGRAFLVNGRAPGVLARHCASRGIPFIHMSSEFVFSGDGSAPWTPESPTAPCQAFGRSRLRGEQQVRAAAGVHAILRTSWLFSAQGRNVLRSLLRAAGARDRLAVRGDLVAQPTPAVAAAAAAVQIAKTLAERPDLSGTYHFAGDAPASLADVAREAVAAAGLDVKITSQHHASAVPWLAPRPLNGRLDTRRTSEVFGIAAPDWRADLARTARRFQDARRAAGKAA